One stretch of Methanococcus voltae DNA includes these proteins:
- the mch gene encoding methenyltetrahydromethanopterin cyclohydrolase, translating into MISVNRASLPIVEKMIENAEEMKIDVLKLENGATVLDCGVNVDGSFEAGKLFTKICLGGVAHVGVSIAGTLENGIVLPCVKVKTSQPAIATLGAQKAGWSIKVGKFFAMGSGPARALAKMPKATYEEIDYEDDADIAILCLEASTLPNAEVAEFVAEKCGVAVDKVYLLVAPTSSLVGAIQISGRVVENGTYKMLEALHFDVRKVKFAAGIAPVAPIVGDDMKMMGATNDMVLYGGRTYYYIESDESDDVEALCKALPSCSAETYGKPFLEVFKEAEYDFYKIDKGMFAPAVVTINDMRTGKLVTAGKMNPEVVKKSLKYTELE; encoded by the coding sequence ATGATTAGTGTGAACAGAGCATCATTACCTATCGTTGAAAAAATGATAGAAAATGCCGAAGAAATGAAAATCGATGTTTTAAAATTAGAAAATGGTGCTACAGTTTTAGACTGTGGTGTTAATGTTGACGGTAGCTTCGAAGCTGGTAAATTATTTACAAAAATCTGTTTAGGCGGTGTTGCTCACGTTGGTGTTAGCATTGCTGGAACCTTAGAAAATGGTATAGTATTACCATGTGTAAAAGTTAAAACCTCACAACCTGCAATCGCTACATTAGGCGCTCAAAAAGCTGGATGGAGCATTAAAGTTGGCAAATTCTTTGCTATGGGTTCAGGACCTGCGAGAGCTTTAGCAAAAATGCCAAAAGCTACATACGAAGAAATTGACTATGAAGATGATGCAGATATTGCTATTTTATGTTTAGAAGCTTCAACATTACCAAACGCAGAAGTAGCTGAGTTCGTTGCTGAAAAATGTGGCGTAGCTGTTGATAAAGTATACTTATTAGTAGCTCCTACTTCATCATTAGTTGGTGCTATCCAAATCAGCGGTAGAGTTGTAGAAAACGGTACATACAAAATGTTAGAAGCTTTACACTTTGATGTAAGAAAAGTTAAATTTGCAGCAGGTATTGCACCAGTAGCTCCTATTGTAGGAGACGACATGAAAATGATGGGTGCTACAAACGATATGGTTTTATACGGCGGTAGAACATACTACTACATTGAAAGTGATGAAAGTGATGATGTAGAAGCTTTATGTAAAGCTTTACCTTCATGTTCAGCTGAAACATACGGAAAACCATTCTTAGAAGTATTCAAAGAAGCAGAATACGACTTCTACAAAATCGACAAAGGAATGTTCGCTCCTGCAGTTGTTACAATCAACGACATGAGAACCGGCAAATTAGTAACAGCTGGTAAAATGAACCCTGAAGTTGTTAAAAAATCATTAAAATACACAGAATTAGAATAA
- a CDS encoding Na+/H+ antiporter NhaC family protein: MDFGLLSLVPPIVAIGLALLTKRVYTSLFLGIVAGSLIFNMSNLGNIPMHLIDSFLGSIEIMSITGVSSFTEAGNLWNLLILLFLFMLGSLIALITRAGGALAYGNWAAQKIKSKEGACVSTSILGLLLFIDDYFNCLTVGTVMKPVTDKFNISRAKLAYIIDSTAAPVCILMPVSSWFAAVLGNLKDAGVGSDALAHMTPSDVFMSAIAYNSYAIVALFMVLVIISKLKWDFGPMKDHEKVAEETGDLFHGNVDKASAESEIEPLGNGKVSYLVIPILVLIVSIVSAMLVSGGILGGASLFDAITSIDASWGLFWGGLLSLIFTTVYFIATKAVPVNEIAKLWGKGAKLMIPAVSILILAWTLGSIIKGDLNTGVFLASVIQGSIPVEIIPALLFAISGFMAFATGTSWGTFGIVLPIAVPIAVSLGNIELVVPFVAATLGGAIYGDHSSPISDTTIMSSAGAGTNHVDHVNTQLPYTTLIGMCAFFGYLIVGYTVSMGYWVSVLLNLGFVGLAVVGLSYLLHKRL, translated from the coding sequence ATGGATTTTGGACTATTATCGTTAGTTCCGCCTATTGTGGCGATTGGATTAGCACTTTTGACTAAGAGGGTATACACATCCTTATTTTTAGGTATTGTGGCAGGTTCCTTAATATTTAATATGAGTAACTTAGGTAACATTCCTATGCACTTAATTGATAGCTTTTTAGGTAGTATTGAAATTATGTCAATTACAGGCGTTTCTTCATTTACCGAAGCTGGTAACTTATGGAATTTGTTAATTTTGTTGTTTTTATTTATGTTAGGTTCTTTGATAGCTTTGATTACCAGAGCAGGAGGAGCCCTCGCTTATGGAAATTGGGCAGCACAAAAAATTAAATCAAAAGAGGGAGCATGCGTTTCCACATCAATTTTAGGTTTATTGTTGTTCATTGACGATTACTTTAACTGTTTAACTGTAGGTACAGTTATGAAACCAGTTACCGACAAATTTAACATTTCAAGGGCTAAATTAGCTTACATTATTGACTCAACTGCTGCACCTGTATGTATTCTTATGCCTGTTTCAAGCTGGTTTGCTGCTGTTTTGGGTAACTTAAAAGATGCAGGTGTAGGTAGTGACGCTTTAGCACATATGACACCTTCAGATGTGTTTATGTCAGCGATTGCTTACAACTCATACGCAATAGTTGCTTTATTCATGGTTTTAGTAATAATATCAAAATTAAAATGGGATTTTGGACCTATGAAAGACCACGAGAAAGTTGCAGAAGAAACTGGTGATTTATTCCACGGTAATGTAGACAAAGCTTCAGCAGAATCAGAAATTGAACCATTAGGAAACGGAAAAGTAAGTTACTTAGTAATTCCAATATTAGTTTTAATTGTTTCAATCGTGTCAGCTATGCTTGTTTCAGGTGGAATATTAGGTGGTGCAAGTTTATTTGATGCTATTACCAGTATTGATGCTTCATGGGGTTTATTCTGGGGTGGATTATTATCATTAATCTTCACTACAGTTTACTTCATAGCTACAAAAGCTGTTCCAGTTAATGAGATTGCTAAATTATGGGGAAAAGGTGCAAAATTGATGATACCTGCTGTAAGTATCTTAATTTTGGCTTGGACCTTAGGTTCAATCATTAAAGGAGATTTGAACACTGGTGTGTTCCTTGCATCCGTAATTCAGGGTTCAATACCTGTTGAAATAATCCCTGCATTATTATTTGCAATTTCAGGATTTATGGCATTTGCTACCGGTACATCCTGGGGTACTTTTGGTATAGTATTACCTATTGCAGTTCCTATTGCCGTAAGCTTAGGCAATATAGAATTAGTTGTTCCATTCGTAGCAGCTACATTGGGTGGTGCAATATACGGTGACCACTCATCCCCTATTTCAGATACAACAATTATGAGTTCCGCAGGTGCTGGTACAAACCACGTTGACCACGTTAACACACAGTTGCCATACACAACTTTAATCGGTATGTGCGCATTCTTCGGTTACTTGATAGTTGGTTACACAGTTAGCATGGGCTACTGGGTTTCAGTACTCTTAAACTTAGGATTTGTAGGTTTAGCAGTTGTAGGACTCTCTTACTTACTCCATAAAAGATTATAA